Proteins encoded in a region of the Planococcus citri chromosome 1, ihPlaCitr1.1, whole genome shotgun sequence genome:
- the LOC135845715 gene encoding acyl-CoA-binding domain-containing protein 6-like, whose product MDSQEDDLAAQFDKASEYVMNHHETLDQDTLLDMYGYYKRATVGPCNTPKPSWFDFSSKVKWKSWNNCSHLSKPEAMRKYLECLDNVTKDWRSDSNTPINGIFVSSMCTTDQVLLEDQKTVFDWIKEGDLDKLKSKQFDPNCKDDEGLALLHWAADRGDLQIVRYLVEVKKANLNCLDSEGQTPLHYAAACGYPDVVQCLIDAGADSKLTDNDNNTPKDVAENDSVAALFS is encoded by the coding sequence ATGGATTCGCAAGAAGACGATCTAGCCGCGCAATTCGATAAAGCTTCGGAGTACGTTATGAATCATCACGAAACTTTAGATCAAGATACTCTACTCGATATGTACGGTTACTATAAACGAGCCACCGTTGGCCCTTGCAACACCCCTAAACCGTCTTGGTTCGATTTCTCTTCTAAAGTTAAATGGAAATCTTGGAATAACTGTAGCCATTTATCTAAACCGGAAGCCATGAGAAAATACCTCGAATGCCTCGATAACGTTACTAAAGACTGGAGATCCGATTCCAATACCCCTATTAACGGTATATTTGTCAGCTCGATGTGTACTACCGATCAAGTACTGCTAGAAGATCAAAAAACCGTATTCGATTGGATCAAAGAAGGCGATCTGGATaaattgaaaagcaaacagTTCGATCCGAATTGCAAAGACGACGAGGGTCTCGCTCTACTGCATTGGGCTGCTGATCGAGGTGATTTGCAAATCGTTCGATACTTGGTCGAGGTGAAAAAAGCTAACCTCAACTGTTTAGATAGCGAAGGACAAACACCGTTACATTACGCTGCTGCCTGTGGATATCCTGACGTAGTCCAGTGTCTTATCGATGCCGGCGCCGATTCGAAATTAACCGATAATGATAACAATACGCCCAAGGACGTCGCCGAAAACGATAGCGTCGCTGCCTTATTTTCttaa
- the LOC135845721 gene encoding uncharacterized protein LOC135845721, with translation MSTVKSVFKVFVSNIPWTISQRELKQYFSEYGQVAYTSVVFDRTTGLSKGYGFVSFTTQGGVDAVTSKTTHSLEGNNLVIQPTD, from the coding sequence ATGTCCACGGTTAAATCTGTATTCAAAGTATTCGTTAGCAATATACCTTGGACGATTAGTCAACGAGAATTGAAACAGTATTTCTCCGAGTACGGTCAGGTAGCTTACACCAGCGTAGTTTTCGATAGAACTACCGGACTATCCAAAGGTTACGGTTTCGTTTCGTTTACGACGCAAGGAGGCGTCGATGCGGTTACCAGTAAAACCACTCATTCGCTAGAAGGAAATAATTTAGTCATTCAACCCACCgattaa
- the LOC135845706 gene encoding histone-arginine methyltransferase METTL23, whose amino-acid sequence MFSGVSERTRTFSFRSRNQPDSREETLNIHVFDVRDQSQARYSSYIWPSAPILALYLWEHRHELSGKHILELGAGTALPGILAAKCGAYVTLSESALLPKSIQDLERSCKLNNLNSSQVQVIGLTWGLFTYSVLQLKPVDLIISSDCFYEPITFEDILATVAFLLEKNPRAKFLSTYQERSADWSIEHLLNKWNLRCDEISIDTLGEKSGVNIDDFLQNHTIHLLQISRRS is encoded by the exons ATGTTCAGTGGTGTTTCGGAACGTACTAGGACGTTTTCTTTCAGATCTAGAAATCAGCCGGATAGTCGAGAAGAGACTTTGAATATTCACGTTTTCGACGTACGAGAT CAATCTCAAGCCAGATACAGTTCGTACATTTGGCCATCAGCTCCGATCCTCGCCCTCTACCTGTGGGAACACCGTCACGAACTGAGCGGTAAACATATCTTGGAACTAGGCGCCGGTACAGCTCTACCAGGTATCTTAGCTGCCAAGTGTGGCGCTTACGTAACGCTTTCGGAAAGCGCTCTACTTCCAAAAAGTATCCAAGACTTGGAACGAAGCTGTAAACTAAACAACTTGAATTCGTCTCAAGTACAAGTTATCGGTCTAACTTGGGGTCTATTCACGTACAGCGTTTTGCAACTGAAACCGGTCGATTTGATCATCAGCTCGGACTGTTTCTACGAACCGATCACTTTCGAAGATATCCTAGCAACGGTAGCTTTCCTGTTGGAGAAAAACCCTCGCGCTAAATTCCTATCAACGTACCAAGAACGTAGCGCCGACTGGTCCATCGAACACTTACTCAATAAGTGGAATCTACGCTGCGACGAGATCTCTATCGATACATTGGGCGAAAAGAGCGGTGTGAATATCGACGATTTTCTACAAAATCATACCATTCACTTGTTACAAATCAGTCGTCGATCTTAA